The Longimicrobium terrae genome includes a region encoding these proteins:
- a CDS encoding alpha/beta fold hydrolase, producing the protein MTDATTAPILHHARVVGAGATPERWLLVLHGIYGSGRNWGTIARRLVEARPEWGVLLVDLRNHGGSHGFSGPHTLAAAAGDVDRMVESLNFHAAAVMGHSFGGKVALMYAQHHADGGLRQVWVMDSTPAVREPEGSAWKMINVIRALPPEFASRAEAVAGLVAAGYPEGLGQWMAINLEPVDGKYRWRVDFDVLEEMLRDFFRTDLWETVVRPPAGTEIHFVKATQSSTLDDESMHRVQAAGTANGRVHLHLVEGGHWINTDNPEAVLALLRDNLP; encoded by the coding sequence ATGACTGACGCGACCACCGCTCCCATTCTGCACCACGCCCGCGTCGTGGGCGCCGGCGCCACGCCCGAGCGGTGGCTGCTGGTGCTGCACGGCATTTACGGAAGCGGCCGCAACTGGGGCACCATCGCGCGGCGGCTGGTGGAGGCGCGGCCGGAGTGGGGCGTGCTGCTGGTGGACCTGCGCAACCACGGCGGCTCTCACGGGTTCAGCGGCCCCCACACCCTTGCCGCCGCCGCCGGTGACGTGGACCGCATGGTGGAAAGCCTGAACTTTCACGCCGCGGCGGTCATGGGCCACTCGTTCGGCGGCAAGGTGGCGCTGATGTACGCGCAGCACCACGCGGACGGCGGGCTCAGGCAGGTGTGGGTGATGGATTCCACTCCCGCCGTGCGCGAGCCCGAGGGGAGCGCGTGGAAGATGATCAACGTCATCCGCGCGCTGCCGCCGGAGTTCGCGTCGCGCGCGGAGGCGGTGGCGGGGCTGGTGGCGGCGGGGTATCCGGAGGGGCTGGGGCAGTGGATGGCCATCAACCTGGAGCCCGTGGACGGCAAGTACCGCTGGCGCGTGGATTTCGACGTGCTCGAGGAGATGCTGCGCGACTTCTTTCGCACGGATCTGTGGGAGACGGTGGTGCGCCCGCCGGCGGGAACGGAGATCCACTTCGTCAAGGCGACGCAGAGCAGCACGCTGGATGACGAGTCGATGCACCGCGTGCAGGCCGCGGGCACGGCGAACGGCCGCGTGCACCTGCACCTGGTGGAGGGCGGGCACTGGATCAACACCGACAACCCCGAGGCGGTTCTGGCGCTGCTGCGCGACAATCTCCCGTGA
- a CDS encoding MarR family winged helix-turn-helix transcriptional regulator, with translation MDESREGIDRALKLSVVLSRAASSVARHAQADAARHGLTMAEFAVLEALYHGGRPLMLGEVQRKILVTSGGVTYLIDRLAQKGLVERRNCGKDRRAIYAALTPDGQARMDEIFPVHARALTHALNGLTAEQQEQAISLLRTLGRHAAEACLGEE, from the coding sequence ATGGACGAAAGCAGGGAAGGGATCGATCGGGCGCTCAAGCTGTCGGTGGTGCTTTCCCGGGCCGCGTCGTCGGTCGCGCGGCATGCGCAGGCAGATGCGGCGCGCCACGGGCTGACCATGGCCGAATTCGCGGTGCTGGAGGCCCTGTACCATGGCGGCCGGCCGCTGATGCTGGGCGAGGTGCAGCGCAAGATCCTGGTGACCAGCGGCGGCGTGACGTACCTGATCGACCGGCTGGCGCAGAAGGGGCTGGTGGAGCGCCGCAACTGCGGCAAGGACCGGCGCGCCATCTATGCCGCGCTCACGCCCGACGGCCAGGCGAGGATGGACGAGATCTTTCCCGTTCACGCACGCGCCCTGACCCACGCGCTGAACGGTTTGACGGCGGAGCAGCAGGAGCAGGCCATCAGCCTCCTCCGTACGCTGGGCAGGCACGCCGCGGAGGCGTGCCTGGGGGAAGAATAG
- a CDS encoding YceI family protein: MSNSTEATSGVTTWNIDPAHTTVEFSVKHLMISTVRGHFGAVTGTIALDEANPLNSTVTAEIDVTSIDTRQAQRDEHLRSADFFDVAQFPSIKFTSTRVERDGDHYDVIGNLTIRDVTKEVVLHTSDEGRAGDPWGGQRAAFSATTKVDRRDFGLTYNQVLETGGVMVGTDIKISLEIQAVKA; encoded by the coding sequence ATGAGCAACTCGACGGAAGCCACCAGCGGCGTCACCACCTGGAACATCGACCCGGCGCACACCACGGTCGAATTCTCGGTCAAGCACCTGATGATCAGCACCGTGCGCGGCCACTTCGGCGCGGTGACGGGCACCATCGCGCTGGACGAGGCCAACCCGCTGAACTCCACCGTCACGGCGGAGATCGACGTCACCAGCATCGACACGCGGCAGGCGCAGCGCGACGAGCACCTTCGCTCGGCGGACTTCTTTGACGTGGCGCAGTTTCCGTCCATCAAGTTCACCAGCACGCGCGTGGAGCGTGACGGCGACCACTACGACGTGATCGGCAACCTGACGATCCGCGACGTGACCAAGGAAGTCGTCCTGCACACCAGCGACGAGGGCCGCGCCGGCGATCCGTGGGGCGGACAGCGCGCCGCGTTCAGCGCCACCACCAAGGTGGACCGCCGCGACTTCGGCCTGACGTACAATCAGGTGCTGGAAACGGGCGGTGTGATGGTGGGCACGGACATCAAGATTTCGCTGGAGATCCAGGCCGTAAAGGCCTGA
- a CDS encoding VOC family protein, with product MKLSTAGIHHITMVSADAQRTARFYRNVLGLGLVKKTVNFDDPGAYHLYFGDETGAPGTILTFFEWGDAPHGRPGIGGVHHVALGVATDEALLKWKRRLTDAGVHTSGPYDRGYFTSLYFRDPDGQIVEIATAGPGYDIDEPVEALGQKLLLPPERIVVGHRDEAAIAALTHPEPVPSITPDMALHGIHHISGITDDLVRAGEFYEQALGLSMVKKTVNRDDPNQLHYFWGAYDGTRVAPHSSWTLFGWPGSWNKARGGVGQTHHVAFRAKDDDEQAAWVDHLRAMGVEPSPIMERTYFRSIYFRAPDGLLLEIATDGPGFAVDE from the coding sequence ATGAAGCTTTCCACCGCGGGCATCCACCACATCACCATGGTGTCTGCCGACGCCCAGCGAACCGCGCGCTTCTACCGCAACGTGCTGGGGCTGGGGCTGGTGAAGAAGACCGTCAACTTCGACGATCCCGGCGCGTACCACCTGTACTTTGGCGACGAGACGGGCGCGCCCGGCACCATCCTCACCTTCTTTGAGTGGGGCGACGCGCCGCACGGCCGTCCGGGGATTGGCGGGGTGCACCACGTGGCGCTGGGCGTGGCGACGGACGAGGCGCTGCTCAAGTGGAAGCGGCGGCTGACGGACGCCGGCGTGCACACCAGCGGGCCGTACGACCGCGGCTACTTCACCAGCCTGTACTTCCGGGACCCGGACGGGCAGATCGTGGAGATCGCCACCGCCGGGCCGGGCTACGACATCGACGAGCCGGTGGAGGCGCTGGGCCAGAAGCTGCTGCTGCCGCCGGAGCGCATCGTCGTCGGCCACCGCGACGAGGCGGCCATCGCGGCGCTCACGCATCCGGAACCGGTGCCGTCCATTACGCCCGACATGGCGCTGCACGGCATTCACCACATCAGCGGCATCACCGACGATCTGGTGCGCGCGGGCGAGTTCTACGAGCAGGCGCTGGGATTGTCGATGGTCAAGAAGACCGTCAACCGCGACGACCCGAATCAGCTGCACTACTTCTGGGGCGCGTACGACGGAACGCGGGTGGCGCCGCACAGTTCGTGGACGCTCTTCGGCTGGCCGGGAAGCTGGAACAAGGCGCGCGGCGGCGTGGGGCAGACGCACCACGTGGCGTTCCGGGCGAAGGACGATGACGAGCAGGCGGCGTGGGTGGATCACCTGCGCGCCATGGGCGTGGAACCGTCGCCCATCATGGAGCGCACGTACTTTCGCAGCATCTACTTCCGCGCGCCGGACGGGCTGCTGCTGGAGATCGCCACGGACGGCCCCGGCTTCGCGGTTGACGAGTAG